In Flavobacteriaceae bacterium, the following proteins share a genomic window:
- a CDS encoding AAA family ATPase, with the protein MEHNSTFPIKQTELDTLRDEASSYLKSVQWEQGQRAKNKEKDNKDESILLYLSRANNGSNVEITSVSKTILALKKRLLPDSIAIPIYLNQTLYAVQEGLTLGVWIKDSYYDASGLSSLNERKSTLDNAGKREFESKMHTATAFMLFSSAYFILNYLKPYASDDLSVMKNKFAGIPEISLMSPLKGISCNLFYYDKYLDHPEIIKTDKDVIDFTVVYFEGLIDEIQLRKSSLEYTETITDRTYKLENSEFAISGWENVFAGTAKSVEFNKIQFEQIVGNKDAKHFARRLTERLLSYDFETKQNPFQELGGFMPVFMGYGIPGTGKSMLIAAIATRLKEHCDNLNIPFLFHPMPDTLISTFQGGSAEKMVEWMKPMQDPSKLIFAPIDDAENNLQERTTQGVSAGVKEVIGVFLRYTEGAYAVNYGNSSIGLFTNLPEMLDKAVISRVQGRFKIDGARSEHDFLDQDYLWWNKLKETMPDFINMKDPEKYNYLDDQGLAKNMGEILNIVEKPTEERVLEVYDKIVAKHGADHHLFYANLYKDMQKAFPFFSSRDVRNIQSAISLRLTDFDLEDDWFDNPEVYFKQDYKTKFNMLQELMKSNMKGLDFSEIRRQEVVRYLDNVATIADTDFKRKVDARVNQLNIDMEAREQFEKL; encoded by the coding sequence ATGGAACACAACTCAACTTTTCCCATAAAGCAAACAGAATTAGATACACTTAGAGATGAAGCTTCATCATATTTAAAAAGTGTACAATGGGAACAAGGACAGCGTGCTAAAAATAAAGAAAAAGATAACAAAGATGAATCAATACTTTTATATTTATCAAGAGCTAATAATGGTAGTAATGTAGAAATTACATCTGTTTCAAAAACTATTTTAGCTTTAAAAAAACGATTATTACCCGACTCGATAGCAATTCCTATTTATTTAAATCAAACACTTTATGCTGTACAAGAAGGTTTAACTTTGGGTGTTTGGATTAAAGATAGTTATTACGATGCATCTGGATTGTCGAGTTTAAACGAACGAAAATCAACTTTAGATAACGCTGGAAAGAGAGAATTTGAAAGTAAAATGCATACGGCTACGGCGTTTATGCTATTCTCATCTGCATATTTCATTCTTAATTATTTAAAACCATATGCTTCGGATGACTTAAGTGTTATGAAAAACAAGTTTGCTGGAATCCCTGAAATATCTTTAATGTCGCCATTAAAAGGAATTTCTTGCAACCTATTTTATTATGATAAATACTTAGATCATCCAGAAATTATTAAAACAGATAAAGATGTTATAGATTTTACAGTTGTTTATTTTGAAGGATTAATAGATGAAATTCAACTTCGTAAAAGTAGCTTAGAGTATACAGAAACAATTACAGATAGAACTTATAAATTAGAAAATTCAGAATTTGCTATCTCTGGATGGGAAAATGTTTTTGCTGGAACTGCAAAAAGTGTTGAATTTAATAAAATTCAATTTGAACAAATCGTTGGTAATAAAGATGCGAAACACTTTGCTCGTCGATTAACAGAACGTTTATTGAGCTATGATTTTGAAACGAAGCAGAATCCATTTCAAGAATTAGGAGGTTTTATGCCTGTATTTATGGGGTACGGAATTCCTGGTACAGGAAAGAGTATGTTAATTGCTGCGATTGCAACACGATTAAAAGAACATTGCGATAACTTGAATATTCCATTCTTATTCCACCCAATGCCAGATACTTTAATTAGTACATTTCAAGGAGGTTCAGCCGAAAAAATGGTAGAATGGATGAAACCAATGCAAGATCCTTCAAAATTAATTTTCGCTCCTATTGATGATGCAGAAAATAATTTACAAGAACGAACAACTCAAGGTGTATCGGCAGGAGTTAAAGAAGTTATAGGTGTGTTTTTAAGATATACAGAAGGCGCTTATGCTGTAAATTATGGAAATAGTTCTATAGGTTTATTTACTAATTTACCAGAGATGCTAGATAAAGCAGTAATTTCTCGTGTACAAGGGCGATTTAAAATTGATGGTGCACGAAGCGAACACGATTTTTTAGATCAAGATTATTTATGGTGGAATAAACTAAAAGAAACGATGCCAGATTTTATCAATATGAAAGATCCAGAAAAATATAATTATTTAGACGATCAAGGGTTGGCAAAGAATATGGGAGAAATTCTAAACATTGTAGAAAAACCTACCGAAGAACGTGTTTTGGAAGTATATGATAAAATAGTTGCTAAACATGGTGCTGATCATCATCTGTTTTATGCAAACTTATATAAAGACATGCAAAAAGCATTTCCGTTTTTCTCATCTAGAGATGTACGTAATATACAATCAGCTATTTCATTACGATTAACAGATTTTGATTTGGAAGATGACTGGTTTGATAATCCAGAAGTGTATTTTAAACAAGATTATAAGACTAAATTTAATATGCTTCAAGAGTTAATGAAATCTAATATGAAAGGTCTTGATTTTTCTGAAATAAGACGTCAAGAAGTGGTTCGATATCTAGATAATGTAGCAACAATTGCTGATACAGATTTTAAACGTAAAGTAGATGCGCGTGTCAATCAATTAAATATTGATATGGAAGCGAGAGAGCAATTTGAGAAACTTTAA
- a CDS encoding amidohydrolase: MRKYALLILFIVCIYNSFGQEEIDTNNTSIKQTIEILNKNYKKVKISSFIKVKSQNTQSFALLWINELNANNESLQFITTPSDDYIKKDFWDEHTLEIDIKEGSSNLAFGVLVYGSGEFYIDNFTIKAQTTDGEWEEIKIENAYFDKEINDNKIPSWVEGISNRGYRSINYNLKSIDSELSNTDNKALLIENIEKEIDLYPDVVVNSKKINTNGESILIENINVIDVINGKIEIKDVLISNGEFLEISKNIKPKTEYKIIDGSNKWLSPGMVDGHIHLFQSGGLYTRPDVIDLTKFYSYNKERKWLKRNAADILKRYLRLGITTVIDVGGPMTNFEIRKKYSDSTSYPNLFVTGPLVSTYQPEAFKIDDAPIIKANTPEEAIKLVKKQLPFKPDFIKIWYINTSEEDAEMNYKIVEATINEAHKNKLKVAVHAQELETAKKALIAGADILVHSVEDKTLDSEFIKLVSSRNVIYMPTLIVSGNYIKSYGGNVNPSKEDFNLSNPIPLGSLYDIKRIELKSIFKSYKNLADESKESNDATEAIMDKNLRIAVENGFTITTSTDAGNMGTLHATSYYDEIQEMKEAGLSNLQILKASTINGAKVLDKEDILGSIEEGKMADAIILKSNPLEDLNALKDIEYVIKGGSVFPKDDIIKDTPEILVQRQVNGYNAGDIDAFLEPYSDDFEIYNYPNELSGKGKEESKQGYINLFKNNPNLHCEIVSRMVLGNKVIDHERITGVSLEPFETIAIYEIEKNKIIKVTFVRK; encoded by the coding sequence ATGAGAAAATACGCCTTATTAATTTTATTCATTGTTTGTATATATAACAGTTTTGGACAAGAAGAAATAGATACAAATAACACATCAATCAAACAAACAATTGAGATTTTAAATAAAAATTATAAAAAAGTAAAAATTTCAAGCTTTATTAAGGTAAAAAGTCAAAACACTCAATCTTTCGCATTGCTGTGGATTAATGAATTAAATGCTAATAATGAATCACTACAATTTATTACTACCCCCAGTGATGATTATATAAAAAAAGATTTTTGGGATGAACATACACTGGAAATTGATATTAAAGAAGGTTCAAGTAATTTAGCTTTTGGAGTTTTAGTATATGGTTCTGGTGAATTTTATATTGATAATTTTACAATAAAAGCACAAACAACAGATGGAGAATGGGAAGAAATAAAAATTGAAAATGCGTATTTCGATAAAGAAATTAATGATAATAAAATCCCTTCTTGGGTAGAAGGAATTTCTAATAGAGGTTATAGATCTATCAATTATAATTTAAAATCAATAGACTCAGAATTAAGTAATACAGATAATAAAGCTTTATTAATTGAAAATATAGAGAAAGAAATTGATCTTTATCCTGATGTAGTAGTCAATAGTAAAAAAATAAATACCAATGGAGAATCTATTCTCATAGAAAATATAAATGTTATAGATGTTATAAATGGTAAAATTGAGATTAAAGATGTCCTGATTTCTAATGGTGAGTTTTTAGAAATTTCTAAAAACATAAAGCCGAAAACCGAATATAAAATAATAGACGGAAGTAATAAATGGTTGTCTCCAGGAATGGTAGATGGTCATATTCATTTATTTCAATCGGGAGGACTATATACCAGACCTGATGTTATTGATTTGACAAAATTTTATAGTTATAATAAAGAACGTAAATGGTTAAAACGCAATGCTGCAGATATATTAAAAAGATATTTAAGGTTGGGAATTACTACAGTTATAGATGTAGGTGGGCCTATGACAAATTTTGAAATAAGAAAAAAGTATTCTGATTCAACTTCTTACCCAAATTTATTCGTTACGGGTCCTTTAGTATCTACTTATCAACCTGAAGCGTTTAAAATTGATGATGCTCCAATAATAAAAGCGAATACACCAGAAGAAGCTATTAAGTTAGTAAAAAAACAATTGCCTTTTAAACCAGACTTTATTAAAATATGGTATATCAACACCTCGGAAGAAGATGCGGAGATGAATTATAAAATAGTTGAAGCTACGATTAATGAAGCACATAAAAATAAATTGAAAGTAGCTGTTCACGCTCAAGAATTAGAAACAGCGAAAAAAGCTTTAATTGCAGGGGCAGATATTTTAGTGCATAGTGTAGAAGATAAGACTTTGGATTCTGAATTTATAAAATTGGTAAGCTCTAGAAATGTAATTTATATGCCAACGCTTATTGTTAGTGGAAATTATATAAAATCTTATGGAGGTAATGTTAATCCAAGTAAAGAGGATTTTAATTTGTCAAATCCTATACCTTTAGGTTCTCTATACGATATTAAAAGAATAGAATTAAAATCAATATTTAAGAGTTATAAAAATTTAGCAGATGAGTCAAAAGAATCTAATGATGCTACAGAAGCTATTATGGATAAAAATTTAAGGATAGCTGTAGAAAATGGATTTACAATAACAACAAGTACTGATGCAGGTAATATGGGCACACTTCATGCAACTTCTTATTATGATGAAATTCAAGAGATGAAAGAAGCTGGTTTAAGTAATTTGCAAATTTTAAAAGCATCTACTATTAATGGAGCAAAAGTATTAGATAAAGAAGATATTTTAGGAAGCATAGAAGAAGGAAAAATGGCTGATGCTATTATTTTAAAATCTAACCCATTAGAGGATTTAAATGCATTAAAAGATATAGAATATGTTATAAAAGGTGGTAGTGTTTTTCCAAAAGATGATATTATAAAAGATACACCAGAAATATTAGTTCAGCGTCAAGTCAATGGATATAATGCAGGAGATATTGATGCTTTTTTAGAGCCTTATAGTGATGATTTTGAAATATATAATTATCCTAATGAATTATCAGGAAAAGGAAAAGAAGAATCAAAGCAGGGATATATAAACTTATTCAAAAACAACCCTAATCTACATTGTGAAATAGTGAGTAGAATGGTTTTAGGAAATAAAGTGATAGATCATGAACGTATTACTGGTGTTAGTCTAGAGCCATTTGAAACTATAGCTATTTATGAAATTGAGAAAAATAAAATTATTAAAGTAACTTTTGTTCGCAAATAA
- a CDS encoding PDZ domain-containing protein: protein MNKIFVIIISLLFTVNFMFAQEIKHATPKVRVTPSNISAKEKQNIGLYKKVVQSVVTIQTVSDKYTERGTNKSQGLGSGVIISGECHILTAAHVVDGAKEIYVKTNDGKLREASILFSEKTADIALLKLKVHDANLAHAKFGNSDALAIGQQVYAIGSPYGLENSFSTGIISAFRNFNTLYDGTVGVEFIQTDAAINSGNSGGPIFNSSGEVIGIASSILTVSGGFQGIGMVVAINTAKDLLSFEGRPWIGIEGNLLTSENFKEIFNLDIPGGILVQKVAKSSPAEKAGIRGGNIYAKINNREVLLGGDIILQIGSQVTCHTDCLIHSKNELNTKDKLEIRYLRNGKEYLTTVDISEVRKNFLALD, encoded by the coding sequence ATGAATAAAATTTTTGTAATTATTATTAGTTTACTTTTTACGGTAAACTTTATGTTTGCCCAAGAAATCAAACATGCAACACCCAAAGTAAGGGTTACACCAAGTAATATATCTGCCAAAGAGAAACAAAATATTGGGTTATATAAGAAAGTAGTTCAATCTGTTGTAACTATTCAAACGGTATCTGATAAATATACAGAGAGAGGTACAAATAAAAGCCAAGGTTTAGGTTCTGGAGTTATTATCTCTGGAGAATGCCATATACTTACTGCTGCTCATGTTGTAGATGGAGCCAAAGAAATATATGTGAAAACCAATGATGGAAAACTACGAGAAGCTTCTATACTTTTTAGTGAGAAAACAGCAGATATTGCTCTACTAAAACTTAAAGTTCATGATGCTAATTTAGCACATGCAAAATTTGGAAATTCAGATGCTTTAGCAATCGGTCAACAAGTATATGCTATAGGTAGTCCATATGGCTTAGAGAACTCGTTTTCTACGGGAATCATTTCGGCATTTAGAAATTTTAATACATTATATGATGGTACAGTAGGAGTAGAGTTTATACAAACTGATGCTGCAATTAATTCTGGAAATAGCGGCGGCCCAATTTTTAATTCATCAGGTGAAGTTATAGGTATTGCTTCAAGCATATTAACTGTTTCTGGTGGATTTCAGGGAATAGGTATGGTCGTTGCAATTAATACAGCTAAAGATCTACTATCTTTTGAAGGTAGACCTTGGATTGGTATTGAAGGAAATTTATTGACAAGTGAGAATTTTAAAGAAATTTTTAATTTAGACATCCCTGGAGGTATTTTAGTTCAAAAAGTTGCAAAATCTAGCCCAGCTGAAAAAGCAGGTATTAGGGGTGGTAATATTTATGCAAAAATTAATAACAGAGAAGTTTTACTTGGAGGAGATATTATTTTACAAATAGGGAGCCAAGTAACTTGCCACACAGATTGTTTGATTCATTCAAAAAATGAATTAAACACAAAAGATAAATTAGAAATTAGATATTTAAGAAATGGTAAAGAATATCTGACAACAGTTGATATATCTGAAGTTAGAAAAAACTTTTTAGCATTAGATTAA
- a CDS encoding DUF4249 domain-containing protein, which translates to MKKIKTFSLFIIFIALIINSCVEPIEIESVTFEDALVVEATITNEFKHQEISLTRTFMLEEDGPLPESNADVHVIDGLQNIFLFQETEPGKYVSTTQFNAVPNNEYQLMIVTSNGREYQSQTVTLTANTSEIEEVIAIQDSNENEGVDGLSIQVSSFDPTGNSRLYRYEYEETYQIIAPNWVSRDLIIVSENPPDVDLIFRTREERVCYNTIKSNTIIQTETTDLSEDRVLNKFVRFIPSDDFIIRSRYSILVKQFVQSLESFTFYRVLNELSSSESLFSQIQPGFLAGNMISVTDPNENVVGFFDVSSVSEERIFFNYRDIFPDPFQPLPDYITNCEVEAPLLESGLINTIRTRRLTFADINEEEPLIEPGGPFIMVTAACGDCTILGSNIEPDFWID; encoded by the coding sequence ATGAAAAAAATAAAAACGTTTTCTCTTTTTATAATCTTTATAGCTCTTATAATAAATAGTTGTGTTGAACCAATTGAAATTGAAAGTGTTACTTTTGAAGATGCGTTAGTTGTAGAAGCTACCATTACCAATGAATTTAAGCATCAAGAAATAAGCTTAACAAGAACGTTTATGCTTGAAGAAGATGGGCCTTTACCCGAATCAAATGCAGATGTTCATGTTATTGATGGGTTACAAAATATATTTCTTTTTCAAGAAACTGAACCTGGAAAATATGTTTCTACCACACAATTTAACGCTGTACCAAATAACGAGTACCAACTGATGATCGTAACTAGTAATGGAAGAGAATACCAGTCTCAAACAGTTACACTTACTGCTAACACTTCCGAAATAGAAGAAGTTATAGCCATTCAAGATTCAAATGAGAACGAAGGAGTAGATGGATTATCCATACAGGTTTCTAGTTTTGATCCTACAGGAAACTCTAGGTTATACCGTTATGAATATGAAGAGACTTATCAAATTATTGCCCCTAATTGGGTTTCTAGAGATTTAATAATTGTTTCTGAAAACCCTCCTGATGTTGATTTGATTTTTAGAACCCGAGAAGAAAGGGTTTGCTATAACACCATAAAATCCAATACCATTATCCAAACAGAAACTACTGATCTTTCTGAAGACCGTGTATTAAATAAGTTTGTCAGGTTTATACCTTCAGATGATTTTATTATACGAAGTCGTTACAGTATACTCGTTAAACAATTTGTGCAATCTTTAGAATCATTTACATTTTATAGAGTTCTTAATGAGCTCTCTAGTTCAGAAAGTTTATTTTCTCAAATTCAGCCAGGTTTCTTAGCTGGAAATATGATTTCGGTAACTGATCCTAACGAAAATGTAGTAGGCTTTTTTGATGTGTCCTCAGTTTCAGAGGAGCGAATCTTTTTTAACTATAGAGATATATTTCCAGATCCATTTCAACCATTACCAGATTACATTACAAATTGTGAAGTAGAAGCTCCTTTATTAGAATCAGGGTTAATTAATACAATCAGAACTCGAAGATTAACATTTGCAGATATTAATGAAGAGGAACCGCTTATTGAGCCTGGAGGTCCATTTATTATGGTTACGGCAGCATGCGGAGATTGTACAATATTAGGGAGTAATATAGAGCCTGATTTTTGGATTGATTAA
- a CDS encoding DUF4249 domain-containing protein — MKKIKFFSLLIIFTTLVINSCVEPIEIESITFEDALVVEATITNEFKHQEINLSRTFMLEEDGPLPESNADVRVIDGSQNVFLFQETEPGKYVSTTQFNAVPNNEYQLMIVTNNGREYQSQTVTLTANTSEIEEVKAIQDSNETEGLDGVSIQVTSFDPTGNSRLYRYEYEETYQIIAPNWSARDAIIISETPPEVDVAPRSQEERVCYNTIKSNTIIQTETTDLSEDRVSNRLIRFIPSDDFIIRSRYSILVKQFVQSLESFTFYRVLNELSSSESLFSQIQPGFLAGNMISVTDPSENVVGFFDVSSVSEERIFFNYRDVFPDPFQPLPDYITSCEVDAPLLDGGLINTIRTRRLTFVDTNDVPGDIIAPGGPFVMVTAACGDCTMLGSNIEPDFWID; from the coding sequence ATGAAAAAAATAAAATTTTTCTCTCTTCTTATAATCTTTACAACTCTTGTTATAAATAGTTGTGTTGAACCAATTGAAATTGAAAGCATTACTTTTGAAGATGCGTTAGTTGTAGAAGCTACCATTACCAATGAATTTAAGCATCAAGAGATAAATTTATCCAGAACATTTATGCTTGAAGAGGATGGGCCTTTACCCGAATCAAATGCAGATGTTCGTGTTATTGATGGATCACAAAATGTATTTCTTTTTCAAGAAACTGAACCTGGAAAATATGTATCTACCACGCAATTTAATGCCGTACCAAATAACGAGTACCAACTGATGATCGTAACTAATAATGGAAGAGAATACCAGTCTCAAACAGTTACACTTACTGCTAACACTTCCGAAATAGAAGAAGTTAAAGCTATTCAAGATTCAAACGAAACTGAAGGTTTAGATGGAGTGTCCATACAGGTTACTAGTTTTGATCCTACAGGAAATTCTAGATTATACCGTTATGAATATGAGGAAACTTATCAGATCATTGCACCAAATTGGAGCGCTAGAGATGCTATAATTATTTCTGAAACCCCACCTGAAGTAGATGTTGCTCCTCGAAGTCAAGAAGAAAGAGTTTGTTATAATACCATAAAATCCAATACCATTATCCAAACAGAAACCACTGATCTTTCTGAAGATCGTGTATCAAATAGGCTCATTAGATTTATACCTTCAGATGATTTTATTATACGAAGTCGTTATAGTATACTAGTTAAACAATTTGTGCAATCTTTAGAATCATTTACTTTTTATCGAGTTCTTAATGAGCTTTCTAGTTCAGAAAGTTTATTTTCTCAAATTCAACCAGGTTTTTTAGCTGGAAATATGATTTCGGTTACTGATCCCAGCGAAAATGTAGTAGGTTTTTTTGATGTGTCCTCAGTTTCAGAGGAGCGGATATTTTTTAATTATAGAGATGTATTTCCAGATCCATTTCAACCATTACCAGATTATATTACAAGTTGTGAAGTAGATGCGCCTTTATTAGATGGAGGATTAATTAATACGATTAGAACCCGAAGGTTGACATTTGTGGATACTAACGACGTCCCAGGAGATATTATCGCTCCAGGTGGGCCATTTGTTATGGTTACGGCTGCATGCGGAGATTGTACAATGTTAGGCAGTAATATAGAACCTGATTTTTGGATAGATTAA
- a CDS encoding TonB-dependent receptor yields MKYFLLLLFCISSHLLLSQNIENEKRISIEYENSTRVDIIKKIENLSGYRFYFIENWFDKTLISGKYDNVFLNDILDDLFNKTIINYYITPDNKIILTQSALIYDTLPNAFFKNKSSNEIVESDIPETTTYVEENNSTQNEVIQTFRIGKEKRGTRNRSYTLSGYIRDVNTNAALSGVAVLAKNRTISAITDSNGFYSIELPSGSNIIEATALGVADIKIRVILYNDGTLDLSLKDDTELLDEIVIEADVDRNIKEAIGGVTQIKIEEIKNIPLILGERDILKVATTLPGIKTAGEGSSGYNVRGGKEDQNLILLDNGVIYNPAHFFGIFSAINPFSTGSANIYKGNIPSEYGGRLSSVFDITTKSANKEKISAEASIGPVTSNITAEIPIIKEKSSLLIGGRGTYSEWILRSLDEPSLQNSQASFYDFIAKYSHDINKKNTVEATGYFSNDDFSITSDTIFGYTNRLATLKWDHTFNDKNSGSLIVANSQYKFNIEFEGNSNQNFDLGYTVEETELKLKFKYLYSDAHKFDYGISSKLYNVNPGNIDPKGTESIVESLEIPKERALESALFISDNFEVNEKLLLNLGIRYSFYASLGASDNFAQRVYTDGLPRNQGTLIRTDNFQENEVIETYGGPEFRASARYLLGNDYSIKASFNNTYQYIHTLSNNTTVSPTDTWKLSDLNIKPQQAAQFSLGLYKNLDGNTYEFSLEGFYKRSKNILDNKVGAQLLLNEAIETEVLQGKGKAYGVEFLIRKNKGRLNGWLGYSYSRSLIQLDSEFAEERVNNGDFFPSNFDKPHDVSLVTNYKLTKRFSLSGTFVYQTGRPVTFPVGSFNFNGAERVIFSNRNEFRIPDFYRFDIGLNIEGNHKIKKLAHSFWNISIYNVLGRNNPYSVFFVTDNGEIRALQSSIFSIPVPTITYNLKF; encoded by the coding sequence ATGAAGTATTTTTTACTTTTATTATTTTGTATAAGTTCTCATTTACTTCTTTCTCAAAATATAGAAAACGAAAAAAGGATTTCTATCGAATATGAAAATTCTACACGAGTTGATATTATTAAAAAAATCGAGAACTTATCAGGTTATCGCTTTTATTTTATTGAAAATTGGTTTGACAAAACTCTTATTTCTGGTAAGTATGACAATGTATTTTTAAATGATATTCTTGATGACCTCTTTAATAAAACAATTATAAACTATTATATAACTCCAGACAATAAAATCATCTTAACACAAAGCGCATTAATTTATGATACCTTACCTAATGCATTTTTTAAAAATAAAAGTAGTAATGAAATTGTTGAAAGTGATATTCCAGAAACTACTACATATGTAGAAGAAAATAATAGCACTCAAAATGAAGTTATTCAAACCTTTAGAATAGGTAAAGAAAAAAGAGGTACTAGAAACAGAAGTTATACACTATCTGGTTATATCCGTGATGTAAATACAAATGCTGCTCTCTCTGGAGTAGCAGTATTAGCAAAAAACAGGACGATTAGTGCAATTACAGATAGTAATGGTTTTTATTCTATAGAATTACCTTCTGGTTCAAATATAATTGAAGCCACAGCATTAGGAGTAGCTGACATAAAAATAAGAGTTATTTTATATAACGATGGCACCTTAGATTTGAGTTTAAAAGACGATACCGAATTATTAGATGAAATCGTTATCGAGGCAGATGTAGATAGAAATATTAAAGAAGCTATTGGCGGTGTTACTCAAATAAAAATTGAGGAAATCAAAAATATTCCACTAATACTAGGTGAAAGAGATATATTAAAAGTAGCTACTACCTTACCTGGAATAAAAACTGCAGGTGAAGGTTCGTCAGGGTATAATGTAAGAGGTGGTAAAGAAGACCAAAATCTCATTTTATTAGATAATGGTGTTATCTATAATCCTGCTCACTTTTTTGGTATTTTTTCTGCGATAAATCCATTTTCTACAGGTAGTGCTAATATATATAAAGGTAATATTCCTTCAGAGTATGGTGGCCGACTATCATCGGTTTTTGATATTACTACAAAAAGTGCAAACAAAGAAAAGATCTCAGCCGAAGCTTCAATTGGCCCTGTTACAAGTAATATTACAGCAGAAATACCTATAATAAAGGAAAAATCTTCTTTATTAATTGGAGGTAGAGGAACATATTCTGAATGGATTTTAAGATCCTTGGACGAGCCTTCATTACAAAATAGTCAAGCTTCATTTTATGATTTTATTGCTAAATATAGCCATGATATTAACAAAAAAAATACTGTTGAAGCTACTGGATATTTTAGCAATGATGATTTTAGTATTACGTCAGATACCATTTTTGGATACACAAATAGATTAGCGACTCTAAAATGGGATCATACCTTTAACGATAAAAACTCAGGGAGTCTTATTGTAGCCAATAGTCAATATAAATTCAATATTGAATTTGAAGGAAATTCAAATCAGAATTTTGATTTAGGGTATACCGTCGAAGAAACAGAATTAAAATTAAAGTTCAAATATTTATATAGTGATGCTCATAAGTTTGATTATGGCATCTCTAGCAAATTATATAACGTTAATCCCGGAAATATTGATCCAAAAGGAACAGAATCTATAGTTGAATCTTTAGAAATCCCTAAAGAAAGAGCTTTAGAGTCTGCTTTATTTATCTCGGATAATTTTGAAGTGAATGAAAAACTTCTATTAAATTTAGGGATTAGATATTCTTTTTATGCTTCATTAGGTGCTTCAGACAATTTTGCTCAAAGAGTCTATACTGACGGCTTGCCAAGAAACCAAGGGACTTTAATTAGAACAGATAATTTTCAAGAAAATGAAGTTATTGAAACTTATGGAGGTCCAGAATTTAGAGCTTCAGCTAGGTATTTATTAGGTAATGATTATTCTATAAAAGCTAGTTTTAATAATACATATCAATACATTCATACGCTATCTAATAATACTACTGTATCGCCTACAGATACATGGAAACTATCTGACCTAAATATTAAACCTCAACAAGCAGCACAATTCTCTTTAGGGTTATATAAAAACTTAGACGGTAATACATATGAGTTTAGTCTTGAAGGGTTTTATAAAAGATCTAAAAACATACTCGATAATAAAGTTGGTGCACAATTATTACTAAATGAAGCTATAGAAACTGAAGTTTTACAAGGAAAAGGTAAAGCTTATGGTGTTGAGTTCTTAATACGAAAAAATAAAGGGCGTCTCAATGGATGGTTAGGCTATAGCTATTCACGTTCTTTGATACAATTAGATAGTGAATTTGCTGAAGAACGTGTTAATAATGGAGATTTTTTTCCTTCTAATTTTGATAAACCCCATGATGTTAGTTTAGTAACTAATTATAAATTAACAAAACGATTTAGTCTTTCTGGCACTTTTGTATATCAAACTGGTAGACCTGTAACTTTTCCTGTTGGTAGTTTTAATTTTAATGGTGCAGAAAGAGTCATATTTAGTAATCGTAATGAGTTTAGGATTCCTGATTTCTATAGGTTTGATATTGGGTTAAATATTGAAGGAAATCATAAAATAAAAAAACTTGCACATAGTTTCTGGAATATTTCTATATATAATGTTTTAGGAAGAAACAATCCATATTCAGTATTTTTTGTAACCGATAATGGAGAAATAAGAGCTTTGCAAAGTTCAATATTTTCTATTCCAGTACCAACAATAACTTATAATTTAAAATTTTAG